A genomic region of Camelus ferus isolate YT-003-E chromosome 11, BCGSAC_Cfer_1.0, whole genome shotgun sequence contains the following coding sequences:
- the RGS10 gene encoding regulator of G-protein signaling 10 isoform X1, producing the protein MFNRAVSRLSRKRPPSDIHESDGSSSSSHQNPKSTAKWAASLENLLEDPEGVKRFREFLKKEFSEENVLFWLACEDFKKTQDKKQMQEKAKEIYTTFLSSKASSQVNVEGQSRLNEKILEEPHPLMFQKLQDQIFNLMKYDSYSRFLKSDLFLKHKRTEEEDEDPPDAQTAAKRASRIYNT; encoded by the exons ACATCCATGAGAGTGATGGGAGTTCCAGCAGCAGCCACCAGAACCCCAAGAGCACAGCCAAATGGGCGGCTTCTCTGGAGAATCTGCTTGAAGACCCAGAAGGCGTGAAAAGATTTAGg gaatttttaaaaaaagaattcagtgaagaaaatgttttattttggctAGCATGCGAAGATTTTAAGAAAACGCAAGATAAAAAGCAG atgcaggaaaaggcaaaggagaTCTACACGACCTTTCTGTCCAGCAAGGCCTCGTCCCAAGTCAATGTCGAGGGCCAGTCCCGGCTCAATGAGAAGATCCTGGAGGAACCACACCCTCTGATGTTCCAGAAACTCCAGGACCAG ATCTTCAACCTCATGAAGTATGACAGCTACAGCCGCTTCTTAAAGTCCGACCTGTTCTTAAAACACAAGCGCACCGAGGAAGAGGACGAAGACCCTCCCGATGCCCAGACGGCAGCTAAAAGAGCTTCGAGAATTTATAACACATGA
- the RGS10 gene encoding regulator of G-protein signaling 10 isoform X2 has protein sequence MAYIHESDGSSSSSHQNPKSTAKWAASLENLLEDPEGVKRFREFLKKEFSEENVLFWLACEDFKKTQDKKQMQEKAKEIYTTFLSSKASSQVNVEGQSRLNEKILEEPHPLMFQKLQDQIFNLMKYDSYSRFLKSDLFLKHKRTEEEDEDPPDAQTAAKRASRIYNT, from the exons ACATCCATGAGAGTGATGGGAGTTCCAGCAGCAGCCACCAGAACCCCAAGAGCACAGCCAAATGGGCGGCTTCTCTGGAGAATCTGCTTGAAGACCCAGAAGGCGTGAAAAGATTTAGg gaatttttaaaaaaagaattcagtgaagaaaatgttttattttggctAGCATGCGAAGATTTTAAGAAAACGCAAGATAAAAAGCAG atgcaggaaaaggcaaaggagaTCTACACGACCTTTCTGTCCAGCAAGGCCTCGTCCCAAGTCAATGTCGAGGGCCAGTCCCGGCTCAATGAGAAGATCCTGGAGGAACCACACCCTCTGATGTTCCAGAAACTCCAGGACCAG ATCTTCAACCTCATGAAGTATGACAGCTACAGCCGCTTCTTAAAGTCCGACCTGTTCTTAAAACACAAGCGCACCGAGGAAGAGGACGAAGACCCTCCCGATGCCCAGACGGCAGCTAAAAGAGCTTCGAGAATTTATAACACATGA